taatatttattattaaatatttgataataatattaatataaatttaaatgttataaaatatttttatgataataatatataatcctaatttttttactAGTTATactaatatgaatttaaatattataaaatattattataataatatttaatatatttaatactataaatattttggtttaatttttcatttaatatgtttatgtcattcttttaaatataatattgtttatttatttgaaatttatatgacaatgatataaatttaataaaaataattaataaattctataaacaaAACTAAACACATGTGTATTAtacgttacttgtatctagtataaatGTATAAATTTTACACACATATATTAAAGATTTCTCTTCCAAATAAATCTATGGTgctataaaaaaaatagaattaagttGGAAACTACTAAGGAAAATTTAAGAAATATTTTATCTCATAATCTAGTATTTTAGAGGAAAATGCAATGTCTACCCCTTAGTGGCTACTGCATTTTGGCACATGCattccataaatatatatatatatatacataaatataaatataaatataaacaaaGTTATAATTTAATTAGACTGAATTTTCGaataaaaatatcatataataattagaGATGAGAAATACCATTAATATTATACGTACTACTAACCTGTCAATCCAAGCTAGCTTTCTCCTCAACACAGTCCCTTTGATAGAATATTTCTTACGCCATGAACATAAAGTAAGAATTTCTCCAATAATAGTTTATTATCACAAAATTGATACAGACTCCACAAAATCCAATAGTGAATCCAACCCCAATCCCTTTATAAAACCACGACAAGTTAAACCATGTTTCATCTTCTTGATCATGAGTTGAAGCCAAAAAACCATTTGGTGAAGTTCCACTTTCATGCCAATCGGTTAGAGGAGGCCCATAGAGTCCATGGTTCAATGTATATGCAGAAGCATTGAAACTTTGTAGTTGATTGTTTGTAGGGATTTTTCCTGACAATTGGTTGTTTGACAAATCCAAATGATCCAGAGGAGATAATTCCGCCAAGCTTTTGGGAATTTTACCAGAAAGCTTGTTATGAGACAAGTCCAAAGAGTCCAACTTTCCCAAGTTCCCAATATTTTCAGGAATGTCTCCACTCAACTCGTTCCGTGATAGGTTTAACTGAGTCAATTCCACAAGACCCGTCAGTTCAGCTGGAATCTCTCCAGTCAATTTATTACTCGATAGATCAACAAGTCTTAACAAACCAAGAATACTTTGATATTTATATTCTACTCCTTTCCAAATAATTTTTGATGAAAGACTTGGAGATTCTATCTTGGTACCTGTATAAACTGAGTGGACCATTATTGTGAAACTCACCCCAATCTTGGTACCTGTATAAACTGAGTGGACCATTGTTGTGAAATTCACCCCAATCTTGGTACCTGTATAAACTGAGTGGACCATTGTTGTGAAATTCGCAAGGCATGAAGGAATAACACAACTTAAACCATTTGAGGAGAGATCCAGTATTTGGATATGAGAAAGATGACAGAGATTCAATGGGGTATGTTTCCAACAAATTTATTTGATTTCAGATTAAGAAAAACTAATGATGCAAATCTTTTACCAATCCATGGCGGTATTGTTCCTTCCAAACTATTCCATCCAAAATCCAAAGCTCGCAGATTAGTACAGTTCTCCAATGTAGAAGGCAAAGCTCCTGAAAAGTTATTGTTCCCCAATTGTAGAAATTGAATATTTGTCAAACTTCCAATGGAACTTGGGATCTCTCTTGAGAAGTCATTGTAATCTAACTTCAGAATATTTAGATTGCTGTTGAAATTCCCCCAACAATCAAGAAGGCTTCCGAATAATTGATTATTGGACATGTCAAGAATTACTGTTGCCGCATCTTTTGCTTCACATAGAAAGAAGCTGCAACTAGTGAAATTATTATGGGAGAGATTTAAATTGGATGCATTGGAGAGAGAAGATGGAATAGAACCATGGAATTGATTGAAACTCAAATCAACTACTGTAGTATCAGCACCTATCAATGGAAAATGTGGCAAGGTACTATAAAGATgattgaaagacatatttaagtgTCGCAACCTGGATGATATATTACTGAACCAATTGGGAACAACACTAGAAATATCATTATCTGAAATGTCAAGATCGATGAGTTGTGATTGAGTTTGTAGCCAACTGGAAATTGTGGACCTAACTTGCAAGATGCGAGTAATATGGTTTTCAATTGAAATGGAGGAACCCAATTGGAGTTGAATTTCAATCTCAAATCTGAGTTATAGGAAAAAGATAGACTCTCCAATTTGGGAtacttaattaggttcacttcggAGATAACCCCAACTAGAGAGTTTGAAGAGACATCTAAAAACTCAAGATGAGAAAGGCCACCAATAATACTCTCAGTTGAAGTACCATTAAACCTATTGTTACTTGCATAAAAATATGTCAAGTTTAGCATTGATGAAAGATCAGGTAATGGTCCTGTGAGTTGGTTGTCATACAAATGCAATGTTTCAAGACTTGGAAATTGACTCAAGTGGCTAGGAAAAGTACCTTCCAACCGATTATAAGCAAGATCTAGCACTTTCAGATATGGGAATGTGTTTTCAGCATCCTCAAGAATTGACCCACTAAGTTGGTTGTCATTTAAAGATAAAGTCTCAAATGAATTCTTGGCAGAACATGCTAGATTTTCTAAAACATTATGTAAGGTACCACTAAGGTTGTTTTCAGATAAATCTAAGAAGTGCATGCTGGAAAGATTCCCCAAGGACTTTAGTACTCCATTTTCAAGTTCAGCTATGTTTCCAGACAAATCAACTTTTGACAAAGATTTTTTTCCTCTAATGGAATCTGGAAATAAACCATCTATGATGTTACTTGATATAGTAAGTTCAAAAAGATTATTACTTGAGTTTAAAAACCAAGTAATTGCAGTGGGATGTATTGGATTATAAGAAAGTGTGAGAGTTTTTAGAAAATTAGACTAATAATTCGAATGTGAAAGAGATGAAAGATCCACTTTGGGAAGTAGACAATTTAATAGGTACAAGTCTGATAAGAAAGGTGGCACTCTAAATGATTGAAGCCCTGCTTTAGTAAAATTGGCCTCAAGCAATGCAAAGGTCTTCAAAGAAGTGAGACGAGAGAGCCACTCAAGACTAGCAACATATATACTATCATTATAAGAAAGAACAAGATACTGCAATTTGGTAAGATTTCCAAGCTCAGAGGGAATAACACCACTAATTGGATTACCTGAAAGGTCAAGAAGGGTGAGAAGTTTGAAAGAACCAATACACTTGGGAATTCGAGTAAAGTCATTGCGAGATAGACTCAAGTAATTCAAGTAGTGCAGCTCAACCAAGGAGCAACCAATCTCACAACCTAGTTCTCCCCTATAACCAGCATAATCAATAGCAACGACATGATTGGTTTGGCCATCACAAGTGATTTCTTCCCAGTTACAAAAGTTTTGGTTGGAACTATCAGTTGCCCAAGGGAGAAGGTTACCTGGATCAGCAACTCTCTTAAAGCTGAGGAGAGCCTCTTTCTCCTTCTCTATGCACTGACTGCCTCGATCACCATCATCACACCGTACATGAGCAGCGGTGGTAAGCAAGAAAAGAAGCCACACTACTAATACTATTATTCTCATAATCCTCATTATTATAATGGAATAATAACAATTAATCAATGTACTCAAACTATATATGGAAAGTGGAATCATCCGAACAAatctatattatttatatataactgTATATCTATACTCTAAATGACTGCTCTTTAGATAATCCAAATAACCAAATTACCCTCCGATATTCCAATTTGTATATTACGTCCAACTACCAACTCTTTAAGGCACACTTACCACCAAACTCATAATTGTTGGAATTTAATTCTTTTTCTTGTCGTATTTACaattattctttttcttttattttcttagaTAATTGATTATTTGTACCTCTTATCTTGCAcacattgtttttattttatttttaaattttttggtagtacataaattatttaaaaacaataaacctGTGAATATTATGTGGGAAATAATGTATTTTTTATATGGAATTGGGgaatatatcaaaataattaatacaattggtaaaagggaaaaaaaatctcAAGTGGGtagataatataatttttttgcgatttttttgttaactttaacataatattgcAAATATTTAATAGAGTATatctttaaaattattaaaaatatatatttattaattatattaatataaattcaaatattataaaatatcattattataatagtatataatatacaagaaattagaataaaatttattttttatgaaaaataaaaaaacttattCTCCAATTATAAATGTGTTTGAATAAtatcaaataattttttatacattaaataatatagtttatgatctaaaatgttatcataatttttttttttaaaaaatcattaacaatgtttatgtttaatttttccttttaatatgtttatgttagtcttttttatataatattatttatttatttaaatttatatggcaatcataaaaatttaataaatatatttaatattttttttaaaataaaactaaacaaatgtacATTGCACATTTCTTGCACATAGCAATAGGTAAATTAAGAACTTGACCTTGACTTTGACTAAAAGATAAAGACCTCGACCTAAATTTGTAGGAGCTTAAAATTCACTAAGATTGTGTTTGAAGCTTGGATTTCAGTAAGAAAAAAAAGTGGAGGGATTTAATTTTAAGTTCAAAATGGGGGGAAAATTAATTGAAGTAAAAGTGAGGGAAAAATTGTAAGCAAAATGCATTGGATCTCTTgattcatgaaaaaaaaaatgttattttcccCTTAAACTATAACACTTGTAAATTTTTTCCCCTTCCGTCCAAAATAATAACGGTTTGCTGACgtgataattaattttttttaaagtaattgtttaattaattaattgattttaaaatagaataaataaataaaaatcattttaaaaagtaaaaaattaataaaaatttatatttaaactatattaaatattataaaaaatcaataaacatatttattttaattcaaatataattttgaaaaaactaaaatcaatatttctaaactaaattaaattaaaaactcaaccaaatatatatttcaaacgtagataataaaacacatttagaaaataatcaagcaaaaaattaaagattttaatttagtttagttcAGAGTATAActtagtttagaaatattgattttagttttttttttaaattatatttgtaTTAAAAAGCATTTTATCTGTATATCTAAGATCTTTCGATGCCAGTACACCcaaataaaatgactaaaataccctccaATATTTTCTAACTTGTATATTACGTTCAACTACCAAGTCAAGGGGAACATTAAAACCTTGAAAGAGCCCACTCAGCTATATGTTATGCAAGATATTAAATGATTTATTTGTACCTCATCTTATaccattttttataaaaaaaaaaaaagagaaaagtatttaaaatcaataaatgtatgAATATCGATTGGGAAAGAATGtattttttataagaaattaGAGAACATATTAAACTAAATAATACAATAGGTTGAAGAAGAAAACAATTGACAATATATTAAAAGAATGTTTTTTTTTCTGTCATTTAGGTCATactaattaatataatatattaaaacaatttactatgctagcagaTAGATGCTACATAGTATATGCTAACATCATTACAAAAATATGTAACACAATCTGTTGCTAATATTATAGTACATGAAATCTTATGAATAATATTCACcataacaatatatataaaaaacacTATCTATTTATTCATTATTGATACATgtatttttcatatatatttatgtctAAGAATACACATCATAAAGTGAAAAAAGTGTGTACAATTTTAATGAGTATGTATAATCTTTTTTCTAAgtgttatttttataaaattgaattatttttatttatattatattatataactatttttacaTTAAATTTTTGTAAGGATTGTTTTCAAAGattttttgtaatattaatttttttttatttattgtatacatatatatatatatatatttctaagacttttattgtatgttttttttttaggtttggGTGAGGTATTCAGTTACTTAATTGATTACCCAACAAAGATGTGAATTACGAAGAAATGATTGACGAAATATGAACCGTAGACTGAATCAATTACGAAGAATTGATtgacaaaataaatatttatataggtCAAAATATTGTCAAAATAAATATTGACAAAATAAAGGTCTGTTTGgtaacatataaataaataatttttttattaaataattaaaaatttgaaaacaaacgctaaaaacatgtttggtaaatcactttcactttttattttttaaaattttaattaaaatttatgaaATTTTGTAATCAAGATTTtctcactttcaaattttttttaaaacatatttcATTTCTTAACTATAATTTTAGTATGTAAACCATACAAAACttttaaatatatacatatatatcagaAGGAGAGGTAACAGTTACTTATCGCATATttgaagttaaaaaaaaatatctaaagaGAATAAACAAGATTTGATCTCCAACAAGAAGAAAGCATATTTGTAATGATATAAGTATTCGTTTCGTATTAATAGAAAGGTTTTCAAAGAAGTGAAACGAGAGAGCCAGTCAAGATTAT
The Humulus lupulus chromosome 6, drHumLupu1.1, whole genome shotgun sequence DNA segment above includes these coding regions:
- the LOC133784773 gene encoding receptor-like protein EIX2, with amino-acid sequence MRIMRIIVLVVWLLFLLTTAAHVRCDDGDRGSQCIEKEKEALLSFKRVADPGNLLPWATDSSNQNFCNWEEITCDGQTNHVVAIDYAGYRGELGCEIGCSLVELHYLNYLSLSRNDFTRIPKCIGSFKLLTLLDLSGNPISGVIPSELGNLTKLQYLVLSYNDSIYVASLEWLSRLTSLKTFALLEANFTKAGLQSFRVPPFLSDFNIIDGLFPDSIRGKKSLSKVDLSGNIAELENGVLKSLGNLSSMHFLDLSENNLSGTLHNVLENLACSAKNSFETLSLNDNQLSGSILEDAENTFPYLKVLDLAYNRLEGTFPSHLSQFPSLETLHLYDNQLTGPLPDLSSMLNLTYFYASNNRFNGTSTESIIGGLSHLEFLDVSSNSLVGVISEVNLIKYPKLESLSFSYNSDLRLKFNSNWVPPFQLKTILLASCKLGPQFPVGYKLNHNSSILTFQIMIFLVLFPIGADTTVVDLSFNQFHGSIPSSLSNASNLNLSHNNFTSCSFFLCEAKDAATVILDMSNNQLFGSLLDCWGNFNSNLNILKLDYNDFSREIPSSIGSLTNIQFLQLGNNNFSGALPSTLENCTNLRALDFGWNSLEGTIPPWIGTKIGVNFTTMVHSVYTGTKIGVSFTIMVHSVYTGTKIESPSLSSKIIWKGVEYKYQSILGLLRLVDLSSNKLTGEIPAELTGLVELTQLNLSRNELSGDIPENIGNLGKLDSLDLSHNKLSGKIPKSLAELSPLDHLDLSNNQLSGKIPTNNQLQSFNASAYTLNHGLYGPPLTDWHESGTSPNGFLASTHDQEDETWFNLSWFYKGIGVGFTIGFCGVCINFVIINYYWRNSYFMFMA